A region of Malaclemys terrapin pileata isolate rMalTer1 chromosome 5, rMalTer1.hap1, whole genome shotgun sequence DNA encodes the following proteins:
- the RPL7L1 gene encoding 60S ribosomal protein L7-like 1: protein MRTSGMTPDSGGEGNMAEPEPKRKIPLVPENLLKKRKAYQALKATQAKQALLDKRKHQKGKQIQFKRIETFVRDSRRKHRDEVRLKRMEQKPGQMVLPQGQKLAFVVRIAEIKGVSPRVRRVIEMLRLRKIFSGTFIKLTPASLKMLRTVEPYVAWGHPNLKSVRELILKRGQAKINKKKVPLTDNILIEEHLGKFDVICLEDLIHEIYSAGQHFREITNFLWPFHLSVARHAARNKVGFLKEIGEPGYRGEGINKLIRQLN, encoded by the exons ATGCGCACTAGTGGCATGACTCCAGACTCAGGCGGAGAAGGAAACATGGCGGAGCCGGA ACCCAAAAGGAAGATCCCGCTGGTGCCGGAGAACTtgctgaagaagaggaaggcGTATCAGGCCCTCAAGGCCACCCAGGCAAAGCAGGCGCTGTTGGACAAGAGGAAG CACCAGAAGGGGAAGCAGATACAGTTTAAACGTATTGAGACATTTGTTCGAGATTCCCGGCGCAAACACAGAGATGAGGTCCGGTTGAAGCGCATGGAACAGAAGCCTGGTCAAATGGTTCTACCTCAGGGACAGAAGTTGGCCTTTGTTGTACGGATTGCAGA GATTAAAGGGGTGAGTCCAAGGGTGCGGAGGGTGATAGAGATGCTGCGGTTGAGgaagattttcagtggcacattCATTAAACTGACTCCAGCCTCACTGAAGATGCTGCGCACTGTGGAGCCCTATGTAGCATGGGG ACATCCCAATCTGAAATCTGTACGAGAGCTCATCCTGAAACGAGGTCAAGCAAAGATCAACAAGAAGAAGGTCCCTTTGACAGACAACATTCTGATAGAGGAGCATCTAG GGAAGTTTGATGTCATTTGCCTGGAAGATCTTATTCATGAAATTTATTCAGCTGGGCAGCATTTCCGAGAAATCACTAATTTCTTATGGCCATTTCATCTCTCTGTTGCTCGCCATGCTGCACGTAACAAAGTGGGTTTCCTCAAGGAGATAGGTGAACCTGGGTACCGAGGCGAGGGAATCAACAAGCTCATACGTCAGCTGAACTAG
- the MAD2L1 gene encoding mitotic spindle assembly checkpoint protein MAD2A: MAKQLSREQGITLRGSAEIVAEFFSYGINSILYQRGIYPSETFTRVQKYGLTLLVTTDPELKNYLNNVVEQLKDWLCKCLVQRLVVVISSIESSDVLERWQFDIECDKTAKDESVPREKSQKAIQEEIRSVIRQITATVTFLPLLETSCAFDLLIYTDKDLAVPEKWEESGPQFIANSEEVRLRSFTTTIHKVNSMVAYKKDSFP; encoded by the exons ATGGCCAAGCAGCTGAGCCGGGAGCAGGGCATCACCCTGCGGGGCAGCGCTGAGATCGTCGCCGAGTTCTTCT CTTATGGCATCAACAGCATTTTATATCAGCGTGGGATCTACCCCTCGGAGACCTTCACACGTGTGCAGAAATACGGGCTCACTCTGCTCGTAACTACAGATCCTGAACTGAAAAACTACCTGAACAACGTGGTAGAACAGCTAAAAG ACTGGTTATGCAAGTGTTTAGTACAGCGGCTAGTGGTGGTAATCTCTAGTATTGAAAGCAGTGATGTTCTTGAAAGGTGGCAGTTTGACATTGAGTGTGACAAGACTGCAAAGGATGAGAG TGTACCAAGAGAGAAATCTCAGAAAGCTATCCAGGAAGAAATTCGATCTGTTATCAGACAAATAACTGCCACAGTAACATTTCTGCCTTTGTTGGAAACATCCT GTGCCTTTGACTTACTTATTTACACAGACAAAGATTTGGCAGTGCCAGAAAAATGGGAAGAGTCAGGACCACAGTTTATTGCCAACTCTGAAGAGGTCCGTCTTCGTTCCTTCACTACCACCATTCACAAAGTAAATAGTATGGTGGCCTACAAAAAGGATTCTTTTCCTTGA